The genomic stretch TGCTACAGTGTAGCTATCTTTACCCGTTACAATTTTAGCTTCCTTTTTATTTTTTAGTTCAGGATAGTCCATTGCCGTTTTATCAATAGCCACAAACTTAATGCTAAGTACCTTACTCAAATCTTGACATACCTGCTGTTGTACCAAGCAGCATTGCTAAGGAAATGGTAACAGCCGAAGGCACTCCCGCTTTGTCACATACAATTACGGTTGTACCTGCTGCTTCTGGCACGACTTCTGCTGCAAACAGTTTTGCAAAAGCTACTCCACCCTTACTGGCCAGGGCACCTTGTCCTAAGGTCACAAAGCTTACTGTCGCAGATACCAGTTTAATAGCTCCTTCTGTGTTCGTTAAATAATCTCCTGTAATCAGGGTTTTTCCGGTTGCCGCTTCGTATATGGGTATCACGATGGTCAGATCACTCAACTGCCCCAATAATTCCTTCCAAAAAGGTGCACCTTTTTTATGAGCGAATTCTCTTAAGATAAGCTCATCCAGATACTTCTGTAGGCTTTTTTCATCTGAATCTATTTTACCACTATTGACCAGATCTTCATAGTCTTACACCGCTTCATTAAAACCTTTATACAGCGGCTCCTCCAGGTAACTATCAATGTCATATAACACATCCTTAATATAAGTTAACAAAGAACATCTATGTTCTGCAAACTCATCGATTTTTTGCCCTTGTGAAAGAAATCCCGCACCTATGGATTTGGAGTCCAGTCCTCCTTCAATGTCGTTGCATAGTTCATCAAGATCTGCAAATTAAAAAGTAGATTAACCCCGTATCCCGATGTCATATTAGCTCTCTCCAGCCAGGTGTATTTATGTATTACTTGATTAATAAGCAGCGAAGTACACTAAATAAGAAAAGGGGGAGATTATATTGGATTTACAATGGTCACAAACCCACACTTTTATCCGAATTGCTTCTAATGGTGATAAAGCAAATCAGGATTTAGCACAGTAGCTGAACCTTAACCTAGGGGTGGCTGGAAGCTTCATGGAGGAACTGCCATGGTAAAACAACTGGATAGAGAAAATATCCAAAAAAAATTGGCTTCTATGAAGAAGCCAATAGTATCTTGTCAATAAACTATTTTACCGTAACTTTAACTGCTTTCGTTGTAAATCCAACCTTTATCTTTAATGTGACCGTACCAGTCCACTTTAAGCCCTTTATGATAATATAGTCATCAGTTATTTTAACAACCTTGACAACATCATAACCTATGCCATCAATATATTCTGTACCACCCGTAACTTTCACTGTATAACCATTTCCATTTGTAACCTTGTAGGGAATTTTAATTTCCTTATCCATTGCCACCGTATAGCTATCTTTACCAGTTACAACCTTCGGTTCCTTTTTATTTTTAAGTTCAGGATAATCCATTGCTGTTTTATCAATTGATACAAATTTAACATTAAGTACCTTACTCAGCTCCTCAGCTGTAGACCCCTTATATCCATACAACTTTACTTTTTCAAGCATATATATCTTACTACCTTTAAAAAATATATTATCCGTTTCGTTAGTATAGACTTTGCATAAAGGGTTACTGATAGTAAGCTTTTCCAAATTCTCACATTGTCCAAATGCCTCGCTACCAATAGAGGTCACACTTTTTGGTATATAAACAGTTTTCAAATTTAAACATTGACCAAATGCATTATTTCCAATGGTTTTGACTCCTTCGGGCACCTTAATGGATGTGATGTTATTATTACTAAAGGCACTTTCTCCAATACTTTTTATATATTTTGTAATAGGCAGTGTCTTAAAACCGGTGTTAGAGAATGCGGAATATCCTATTTTTGTTACACTATCAGGGTAATTTATTTTTGTCATGGCTCTACAGCCACTAAATGTCATTTTCTTTATTTCTTTTATATTCCCTTGTATCGTCATTTCCTTTATACTTCTACAATCAAAAAATGCATATTCGCCTATATCTGTAACACTTTTCGGTATATCAAGCGATTGTAGATTTCTACAACTAAAAAAAGCATTATTACCTATTATTTCTAAATTATTTGAAAGCTGAACCTTTTTAAGTTTAGAACATTCTCTAAATGCGGACGGTCCAATTTCTGTTACACTATCAGGCAATGTAAGGGTCGTTATATTTGTCTCACTAAACACACCATACCCCGATATTTTTTCAAAACCATCTGGGAAGTCAATAGCAGTTAATCCCGTCATATTAAATGCTTGTCCATTTATCCTTTTGAGATTTTGGGGTAATCTTACCTCGGTTAAATTATTACAATCATCAAATGTACGTCTGCTTATCACTTCAATACCATCTGGTAAATCAACCTTCTTTAATTTACTTTGACAAAAAGCCCCTATACCAATTTTTACTACACTATCTGGTATTTCAACGCTTTCCAATGAACTCTGGTAAAATGCCCATTCATGTATTTCAGTAATACCTTCAGGTATTACAACATGTTTTGCATCCCCAATATATTCCATCAAAACTCCATCCTTAATAATAAAATCTTCTTCACTATCTGCTTTTACTCTATTACCAGGACAAATCATAATAAAAAAGAGTATTGCTATAACGCCTAATAGATATTTCAATAATTTTACTATATTTCTATTCATCTGCAGCTCCTTTAATTTTACGTAAACTTTATTCAATTATATTGTATTATAGTGCATTTTTTTCCAATTATCAACATTGATTTTCCGTT from Anaerocolumna sp. AGMB13020 encodes the following:
- a CDS encoding pre-toxin TG domain-containing protein gives rise to the protein MGQLSDLTIVIPIYEAATGKTLITGDYLTNTEGAIKLVSATVSFVTLGQGALASKGGVAFAKLFAAEVVPEAAGTTVIVCDKAGVPSAVTISLAMLLGTTAGMSRFE
- a CDS encoding leucine-rich repeat domain-containing protein — protein: MNRNIVKLLKYLLGVIAILFFIMICPGNRVKADSEEDFIIKDGVLMEYIGDAKHVVIPEGITEIHEWAFYQSSLESVEIPDSVVKIGIGAFCQSKLKKVDLPDGIEVISRRTFDDCNNLTEVRLPQNLKRINGQAFNMTGLTAIDFPDGFEKISGYGVFSETNITTLTLPDSVTEIGPSAFRECSKLKKVQLSNNLEIIGNNAFFSCRNLQSLDIPKSVTDIGEYAFFDCRSIKEMTIQGNIKEIKKMTFSGCRAMTKINYPDSVTKIGYSAFSNTGFKTLPITKYIKSIGESAFSNNNITSIKVPEGVKTIGNNAFGQCLNLKTVYIPKSVTSIGSEAFGQCENLEKLTISNPLCKVYTNETDNIFFKGSKIYMLEKVKLYGYKGSTAEELSKVLNVKFVSIDKTAMDYPELKNKKEPKVVTGKDSYTVAMDKEIKIPYKVTNGNGYTVKVTGGTEYIDGIGYDVVKVVKITDDYIIIKGLKWTGTVTLKIKVGFTTKAVKVTVK